The sequence below is a genomic window from Xiphophorus maculatus strain JP 163 A chromosome 10, X_maculatus-5.0-male, whole genome shotgun sequence.
CGGCTGGGCGGGTAGataacagctgcagcaacaaaatgctgcagcaacaaaaccTTCGACAACCAGgaggaaatgaaatgaatcgtttttaagaaactaaaaacaaaaactccttgaaatattaaataaaaaccagatgatgatgattataATATCActctaatgttttgttttgatcaatcaatcaatcaatcaatcaatcaatcaatcagctttATTGTCAATTCCTCTTACATGTCCAGACATACAAGGGAATCGAAATGACGTTTCTCACGGTGATACAAGACAGAGTGTCACTAACACTGAGTAACAATAAGACACAGTCTAACTAAAATGATcctaaacaattaataaatagatgtaCAATAACTAGACATATAGCGTAAAACGTTTTACAACTGAGAatgtatatgtttatatataagtATATGGAGATATACAGATAAAAAAGTGCAGAGTTTAAATGCTGAATTTGCCCTCTGTGTTAGGAGGAAGGGCAGTTGTGCAAAGTTCTGGgtttcttcatcttcatcttcttaGCCGCTTTGATGCTttgatgtctgttttattagttttaatgttttaaaatactttagaaataaaatggaattttaaaaaatagcagcagcttaataattatttactattttatttttcttatatgaCATAAGTGACCAAATGAACTTGAtgtccattattattattattattattattattattattgttattgttattattattattattattattattattattattattattattattattattattattattattattgttattgttattattattattattattgttattgttattattattattattattattattattattactattattattattattattattattattattattgttattgttattattattattattattattattattattatcatcattattatattttgtgaccatgtttttaaacaatgtgCTCCATTaatctgcagctgctggttTTTCTCCAGAAGGAGTAAAATTATATGAATTCATATGAATTCATATGAattcatatttctgctttttgtcttcaggcataaaaaatgttcagatcacttcattaaaatcaaataaataaaattatcatcatgtttttatgaattgattattttaacgatggaatttgacaaaatgtcattttctgattctggtttttatattttaatattttaatattttgatgttttgatatttttttttatttgtttttatatttttatgaagtaaaactttgtttctcgtgtctgaaatgtttcataataaacttgattgaaaacggattgaaagaaataaaagtcattaaaatatttgGGTCAGCTTTATTTTCTGAAGTCACGTTACATTAGAAGATATCAGCAGTAAATGTGACTCGGTTCGGATCTCAGTCCAGGTTTTTCTGGTAAGTTCTGGAGCGATGTCCGGTTTATCTCCAGCCAATCAGCGGCCTCCTCCTCAGGGCGTGGGGAACCGCGGGGCCGTTAAATGGACCCGGTTCGGCCTGCGGTCCATTCAGCGTTTCTCTTTCAAGCCTGAAGCAGAAGAAAGCCGACAGCAGCCGCCATGGTAGCCTGGTCCGATCAGGAGCGCAGCATCATCACCTCCATCTTCTCCAACCTGGACTATAACGATGTGGGCCCCAAGGCTCTCATCAGGtaccggtccggtccggtccggttcggTTCTCCCAGCCTTCCGCACCCTCTCACCGCCTCTCTGTCCCCAGGTGTCTGATCGTCTACCCCTGGACTCAGAGGTACTTCGCCAGCTTCGGTAACCTCTACAATGCTGACGCCATCAAGACCAACCCGAACATCCAGGCCCACGGAACCAAGGTTCTGCACGGCCTGGACCGCGCCGTCAAGaacatggatgacatcaagaCCACCTACGCCGAGCTGAGCGTGCTGCACTCCGAGAAGCTGCACGTCGACCCGGACAACTTCAAGGTAGGACCCGGCGCTCCAGCGGCTCCCTGCACACCCAGCGTGCGGGGAGCCGCTGATCTGTTGCGTGTTCCTCCCGCAGCTGCTGGCTGACTGCCTGACCATCGTCATCGCCGCCAAGATGGGCTCCGGCTTCACCCCGGAGATCCAGGCGACCTTCCAGAAGTTCCTGGCCGTGGTGGTGTCCGCCCTGGGGAAGCAGTACCACTGAACCCGGCGGCGGCGGCCCAAACCCGGGAGCAGAGCTCCGCGCCCGGCCGGGAAGCGACTCTCCTCTGggaagaaataaaagctgagAAAAAGCAGAACGTTCTCCTGACTCCTGTTTAAACACCAGAACCAAATGTGACATATTCATgttgcaacaaataaaatgagtcaATGAATCAAGTTTTAATGAATTTCACttttggattattattattattattattattattatgattcaTTTTTCGATTCAATCACTTTTGTGGCGCTTAAaaatctaacagaaaaaaaacaattttttttattataaatctttattttccaaCATGAATTAGTTGAGAGCAAATTCTCATTTTGAACAGCGACctgcttaataataataataataataataataataataataataataataataataagcttCGGTTCTAAGACTCTGAGCTGTTTTCCGTTTGGggtcaaaatatgaaatatcaaataattcaaaatataaacaaaataatatattaaattattaaattattcaaatgatatttttatatcatttgAATTCAGTATAATAAATCCAAACATAACTGATGTTTTTCGGGACTGTTTGATTTATCTGTAGTGCAaaagtaacaataataattttaaataaaaacatccatcaGTCAACAATCTCATTAGCAGCTTGATATTTGTTGTAAGTaggaaaactaaaatgaatttcataaacatattttgtccCACCTGTTTCTCACCTGAACGTTGCAGTTCAGGTTGGATCCAGCAGGAGGCGCTATTTGGATGAAACGATCAGTTGATCAGCAGAGCTTTGtttataaaatccaaataagtttttaaaaattcattcatcaggaaatcaaatcaaatcagaaaaaacaagtttaatagatctggaaaaaaaacaaactgtttttatgaaacataaatTCTCCTTTTAGCTCCAGAGACAGTCAAGGACAGCGCCGCCTGATTTCATATAATAATGACAATATCATAAATAATATAATCAAtaacattataaataatatcGTAAATAATATAATCAATAATTTGAGGAATAgcgcttctttctttttctctttcttcttaaaaacattcataatttATTGAAGCTCtaataaatttcagttttctatGATGTTCAGAtgaatgattattatttagttatttCATACTTTGCTGTAGATTTATTACAGATCCCAGAAACTAGTGATCttcatttttaacacattaacgTGTTGATTTATTGACTGTAAGGTGACGTCACCAGCGAGCCGCTGGCCAATCAGCTCCGCTCTTTAAacgctgctgctgttttcttccttctctgtctggttttattcagatttcttcttctgctctgctgcgtTTGGTTCTTCAACCACAACCTGCAACACgacaaaagaaagttttaagGTCTGGaaacagattctcaattggatttaacgctaaactttgactaggccacaaAAGCCAACCTTTTCACGTTAGCTCAGACTGGAGGTTTTTCTGCAGGAAGCGTTCTGCTGATTGGCCACATGGTGGTGCTGTTGCTTAATTTACTATTTTTTCTGGTTCTTCAAACTTGGCAAAGAtttgttggtttttaaaatcttcagtATGATCAAAAGTTATGATTGTCTGAATTTCTCATCCTGGTTCTTCTGCTGGTTTTCTTTCATAAcagatataaatgtttttatatcttttggCCTTTACATTAGTTCacattttggttatttaatttccaacatgtgaataaagtttggatggaaataatttatgttttcagtgGATTAATGAAGTTTGATAAATTAGTCCGTTTTAATGCATTCAGTTTCACTAATAGTTctttaatctgaaatgtttaagtttCTGCGTAATCCGTAACAATAAAGGTTTGGGAGcgagcacacagccctgtggtCCATCACAAACAAGCTCCAggaaattagaataaaatattgaaatctgaatattttaatacttGTGCTTGAGGTTTGATTTGTTGTAAAATcaacatgaaaacaattttcataaaatgtaattttaaaaatctttttatcatCTCCAGTTTATGTTCATTAAACTGTAATTAAATGTGTcaacataaaatttaataaacataatCAGCATTTCACCAGGAGAcacaaagaaagacaaacaacgtgtttaataaatgtttgtacaataaaaccaaaaatgacTCATTTATGCTGCAGTTGTTTATTATAACAAAACccataaaacaataacacatCATTTACATGTACATATGATCTGGAACGGTGGCTGAGTCTCATCTGTATTTCTCTGAGAGAACGGCAGCGAAGGCTGACAGGAACTTGTCCATGGCAGCGTGAGCGACCGGCGTGAACTCTGACCCCAGGTAGCAGGCCAGCGTGACCAGCATACAGTGAgagagcagctgcaggagggagagagagagaggagcaaCGAATGAAACCTGGAGCAGAACCTGGACAGCACAGCAGCGGCAGGAGAAACATTAACTcacatttcagaaaagaaacaggcatgaaaaggttttgatttatttatattgtttataaaaactgGCTTGAGGTCTGAAAGTACAGAAGGTAGAATAATAACAACGATCCACTCCggtctattattttatttattaccaaataaatataaaagatttttaaacataatatttCTACAAACCTCgaaattcaaaacagaaatttgtctataaaaacattttctggatGTTTTGCTCCATTTGGCCACAAGGTGGAGCCAAGCCAACCTCCGTGTGTGGAGCCCAcagtgggtcctggaggcccggcacCCTGCATGTTCCACTTCCTCCCTGCTGGTGGCAGTAACTTCCTCCtcagcaggtcaaagttcatctaATGAGTCGTTATTGGATCCAGGTGACTTAAACCAGAAAGGGAACCGacacatgcaggatgccgggcctccaggacccactgTGGGCTCCACTGAGCCCGGGAACCACGGTTTGAACCGCCGCAGAGACGagtattttctgacattttaaagaaacgactttcagattaaagtttaaaacgCCGTCAGCCTGGAGGTGAAACTGTGAGAAAGTCTCAGGTGTGTTCCAGGAATGTGTCTGTCTGGAGAGGATAAAGTTTGTTATAAttactgacctctgacctctgaccctgacCACAGACCCCAGCCTGACCCCAGCCTGACCTTGAAGTTGGTGGGATCTATCCGCAACTGGTAGGCGTGCAGCGTCTGCAGCGGCGCCAGCGTGACGGTCAGCTGGCTGATGTCCTTGGCACCCTCGGCGATGGCGAGGACGATCTTCTTCCCGTGGGAGGAGAGGTGGGCGGAGCCAGGGCTGATGTCCAGGTGGGAGAAATACGTCTTGGTTCCCGGATACGAAGCAAACATCCTGCAGGACAGAAGAACAGGTTCATGTCCAGGTCCAGACTTTGGTGAgacaaagatgaacagaaataattgaGTTTAGTTGGAATCTAAATATAAtgttcatttttcagtcatgttttcattttttgtggaCATTCATTATCCACAACTTAATGAATGTAACagttctaaactaaatatttctatCACAAACTCATCATTTAATTTGATCGTAAACTAAGGATTTACTTTGAAagtaaatcatttgaaaattaaatatttaactcacaAACTGTTATCGTTCATATTATATATTTACGTAGCTATTTagcttgcaaactaaatatgtagatTACAAACTACATGCTTAGTTTCTAAACTAAATACAAATAGTTTGTAATCtacttattttgtttacaaactaaatatttaactggtGCTACATATTTAGCTAAGAGGCTAAACAATTAGCTTCGATCCATATGGAGCAGATGGATACAAGCTGCATAGCTTGCAACCTGTTAGCTAATCATTAATTACatgtttagtttacaaactaaatatttatcttgtaaACTaatttgctaactaaatatttagtttgtgaattaaaggttttgttctgaATTGTGACATTTATGAATTGTTGAATAACTTGGTGAATATGATTTCACCATGTTCTATTTGGGttctaaataacccaaattattactgttcatttttgcagtgtaacagAAACTATCCCAGACTTGAACTATTCCCTCCACAGTCATAAAGACAGAAGCTTAATGCTTCTGTAACGTCACTTCATCACACATGAGTGGGTAATATTTCTCCGTACCTGAGCAGAGCTTCAGAGCCGATGTCTTCGGCCACCGGAGTCAGACGCTCCCACATCTCCTTAATcagcttcttctccttcttggACAGCATCCTGCCCCAAGTCCCCGAGGTACAGACTCTTCCCTGCGGTCAGTTCGGCCTCAATCAACCATTTTATCACTGCGTTAGCTAAACTGACCCTGGAACTAACTTGAACTAACTTTAACTCAGTCAAACGGCTGAAAGGAGCCAGGAAAACCAGAAGAAGGTCAATAATTCCTGTTGGAGGGAAAACGAGGCGTGAAGCTTCAGCCTTGTTGTTCCTCTGTTATCAGACGGCGCCGGGCAGGGCGGGGGCCGGGCAGGGCGGGGGCCGCAGCCCCTGCTATCAGAACCTTCTGTGCGTCATGCTGCTCCAGTAGCTAACTGTGTCGCGTCTCCTGGGAATTGCCTCTAACCGAACTGAAGCCTCATCCAGGTTATTAATTATTGGTATTAAATATGATTCAACTTTAGTTAAAATATCTCACCTGAAGAAGCTCCTGGCTGGAATAAAATACCAGAAAGCATAACAACATTGTTCTAATTACTTTCCAATTTAAAATTATGGggaaagtatatttttatgtggTGAACTGCTGGGGCTTAtggctttttattcttttcaaatatgtaaccaaatatgttttcaaGGGTTTCTTAGATAAATTCcatttatgattattttcttttctgcttgtTAGCTTGCCTGCACACtaacatattgtttttatattgataaTAACCTAAGAGACTGCAGATGAAAACTAGCATTGATGGCTAACTGGCATATTTTGTAATGAGCattttgcttttgaaataaattaacaacaTTCATCTTGTCAAGACttgacaacaacaaaagacaCTAAGACGTCAacatatttatctttaaaataaaacataagcatgttttattttaaagatgttattaaatcatcttttaataactttaaatgtcaaagtaaGGAAATTTTAACTCCATTgagagaaacaaacataaacactgtTGAGCAGATAAAGTCGTCCATCTGCAGGGTGGAGAGTGTGAAGCATCTGATAACACTGAGGATCTTCGCTCTGTCCGACCAGCTGACCCCATGCTCGGTTCAAactcctgcaactttcagactTTGGATTAAACATAACCCAGCAGGTTTTACAGTGTAGACTGGTGCCCCAAAATGAGCAGAACATCAGCAACTTTTCAGGAAATGCATCaaagtagaaaaatatattttatttttcttgttttctgctgttctcTAATAATAAATTTGCTGTACTAACGTTGAGTTCATCAGTTTCCCTGTTTTCTGACTTGAAAACCAGTTTTTAGTGAAAAGTGTTTGAGTTTTTCCCAGGAGAAGCTGCGGGTGGGAGAGAGAGATCACTCCGCAGCAgatatgaaagaataaaaacatttttctgttcacTTGTTAAATAAAGTCTGAGTTCATCGCCTGAACTCAGAATCCCAGCTGTGAACTGGAGAGATTGTAACTTTAGCcagtttaataataattcaggtcaaatgaaaaaaaataaaaataattttaaaaaaggaattcatttttcaaagtcatgttTCACCATCTTATTCATTCAtctataaatgtcacagtt
It includes:
- the LOC102230074 gene encoding hemoglobin subunit alpha-D-like, translated to MLSKKEKKLIKEMWERLTPVAEDIGSEALLRMFASYPGTKTYFSHLDISPGSAHLSSHGKKIVLAIAEGAKDISQLTVTLAPLQTLHAYQLRIDPTNFKLLSHCMLVTLACYLGSEFTPVAHAAMDKFLSAFAAVLSEKYR
- the LOC102230337 gene encoding hemoglobin subunit beta-1-like, coding for MVAWSDQERSIITSIFSNLDYNDVGPKALIRCLIVYPWTQRYFASFGNLYNADAIKTNPNIQAHGTKVLHGLDRAVKNMDDIKTTYAELSVLHSEKLHVDPDNFKLLADCLTIVIAAKMGSGFTPEIQATFQKFLAVVVSALGKQYH